One window from the genome of [Mycobacterium] stephanolepidis encodes:
- a CDS encoding ABC transporter ATP-binding protein/permease, whose amino-acid sequence MVQPSLDWPGEPLRSLVWTLQAWAVTMVVFLAVAFAIARFTQWGQQFWRVNAPFFRGRDSWRTWALLAFIMWHTVYMARVTVIFTYQYKDLMNALQVGSEALVTHNSALLADARQAFFTSFAISGILVVLTVTYTVVDFFLRRVFAIRWRVWLNTRLVDDWMSKDAFYRNRFLDVPVENPDQRIQIDIETHTTKSVDLTLGAVNKTLLIVMFTGVLWQLSGPLLLWGIEIPRAMVFIAFVFSITVTVIAFWIGRPLVRLNFLNERFSASFRYALVRLRDSSERVAFYRGGERERRLLHSRFAEIIANMWRIVYAQLRLNGWNRGIGDVTTGMIPYIVQAPRFFTGQIKVGDLLQTVAAFGNVCGAMSFFRDSYDEFTVYRAALLRIDQMLDSDHRARELPRITVTGADDALILTDVQVRDLQGLDMIADLNLALTAGDSVVVKGPSGCGKTTLLRSLAQLWPQASGLVARPDGWATLFLPQLPYLPLGNLRETVVYPLPVEDVSDEELKQALRDVSLGHLTERLDQEADWAAVLSLGEQQRVSFVRVLLVRPAVVFLDESTSALDEGLEDAMYALVRERLPECVVVSVGHRSTIDRHHRSRLQLTGSGAWELSPV is encoded by the coding sequence ATGGTTCAGCCCAGTTTGGATTGGCCGGGCGAGCCATTGCGCTCTCTGGTGTGGACGCTGCAAGCCTGGGCGGTCACCATGGTGGTGTTCCTTGCGGTGGCTTTCGCTATCGCCCGGTTTACCCAATGGGGACAGCAGTTCTGGCGAGTCAACGCGCCCTTCTTCCGCGGCCGCGACAGTTGGCGCACGTGGGCATTGCTGGCATTCATCATGTGGCACACGGTGTACATGGCACGAGTGACGGTGATCTTCACGTACCAGTACAAGGACCTGATGAATGCGCTGCAGGTTGGCTCGGAGGCGCTCGTCACCCATAACTCGGCTCTACTGGCGGATGCGCGTCAGGCGTTCTTCACGTCATTCGCGATCAGCGGCATTCTTGTGGTGCTCACGGTGACCTACACGGTGGTGGACTTCTTCCTGCGCAGAGTGTTCGCCATCCGGTGGCGGGTGTGGCTCAATACGAGGCTCGTCGACGACTGGATGAGCAAGGATGCCTTCTACCGCAACCGTTTTCTGGATGTTCCGGTGGAGAACCCCGACCAGCGGATCCAGATCGACATCGAGACGCACACCACCAAATCGGTGGATCTGACGCTCGGCGCGGTGAACAAGACACTGCTGATCGTCATGTTCACCGGGGTGCTGTGGCAGCTCTCGGGTCCACTGTTGTTGTGGGGAATCGAGATCCCCCGCGCCATGGTCTTCATCGCGTTCGTGTTCTCGATCACGGTGACCGTCATCGCATTCTGGATCGGCCGCCCGCTGGTGCGGCTGAACTTCTTGAACGAACGGTTCAGCGCGAGCTTCCGGTACGCGCTGGTGCGGCTGCGTGATAGCTCCGAGCGCGTGGCCTTCTACCGCGGCGGTGAACGCGAACGACGTCTGCTGCACTCACGTTTCGCCGAGATCATCGCCAACATGTGGCGCATCGTGTACGCACAGCTGCGCCTCAACGGCTGGAACCGCGGTATCGGTGACGTGACCACCGGCATGATCCCGTACATCGTGCAGGCACCCCGATTCTTCACCGGCCAGATCAAGGTCGGTGATCTGTTGCAGACCGTCGCCGCATTCGGAAACGTCTGTGGCGCAATGTCCTTCTTCCGAGACAGTTATGACGAATTCACCGTCTACCGGGCCGCGCTCCTGCGTATCGATCAGATGCTCGACAGCGATCATCGCGCCCGCGAACTGCCGCGGATCACCGTGACCGGCGCCGACGACGCCCTGATACTCACCGATGTCCAGGTCCGTGATCTGCAGGGACTGGACATGATCGCGGACCTCAACCTCGCATTGACCGCAGGTGACAGTGTCGTGGTCAAGGGCCCATCGGGCTGTGGGAAGACCACCTTGCTGCGCAGCCTGGCGCAGCTGTGGCCGCAGGCCTCCGGATTGGTCGCGCGCCCCGACGGGTGGGCGACGCTGTTCCTGCCGCAGTTGCCCTATCTGCCATTGGGTAACCTGCGCGAGACCGTGGTGTATCCGCTTCCAGTAGAAGATGTTTCGGACGAGGAGCTCAAGCAGGCGTTGCGCGATGTCTCGCTCGGGCATTTAACCGAGCGGCTGGATCAGGAAGCCGACTGGGCCGCCGTGCTCTCGCTGGGGGAGCAGCAGCGGGTGTCCTTCGTCAGAGTGCTGCTGGTGCGTCCCGCAGTGGTGTTCCTCGACGAGTCGACCTCGGCTCTGGACGAGGGGCTGGAGGATGCGATGTATGCGTTGGTGCGGGAACGGCTACCCGAGTGCGTGGTTGTCAGCGTGGGGCACAGGTCGACGATCGACCGCCACCACCGGTCGCGGTTGCAGCTGACCGGCAGCGGTGCATGGGAGCTCTCGCCGGTCTGA
- a CDS encoding DUF1707 SHOCT-like domain-containing protein gives MSNLPERVTASMRAADADRMRVAQLLSDAAAQGRLELSEFEERLTKVYSANTYGELDQLSADLPAIATAQVRGQDSKPAPSTVLMAIMSGFERRGRWNVPGKLTSFALWGGGVLDLRYADFTSNEVEIRSFSIMGGQTILLPPEVNVDVRGVAVMGGFDHSASGTGVQGAPHVTVKGFSLWGGVNVKRKRRKRRESLEER, from the coding sequence ATGAGCAACCTCCCTGAGCGGGTTACCGCATCGATGCGGGCCGCAGACGCCGATCGCATGCGCGTCGCACAGCTGTTATCCGACGCTGCGGCGCAGGGCCGGCTGGAGCTCTCCGAGTTCGAGGAGCGTCTCACAAAGGTGTACTCGGCAAACACGTACGGTGAGCTTGATCAGCTCAGCGCGGACCTGCCTGCGATCGCTACCGCTCAGGTTCGGGGTCAAGACAGCAAGCCAGCACCATCGACGGTGCTGATGGCGATCATGAGTGGATTTGAACGACGGGGCCGCTGGAACGTGCCCGGCAAGCTCACTTCATTCGCGCTATGGGGTGGCGGTGTGCTGGACCTGCGTTACGCCGACTTCACCTCCAACGAGGTCGAGATCCGCTCGTTCTCCATCATGGGTGGCCAAACGATCCTCTTGCCGCCAGAGGTCAATGTGGATGTCAGGGGCGTCGCCGTGATGGGTGGCTTCGATCACTCCGCGAGCGGCACCGGGGTGCAGGGCGCACCACATGTGACGGTCAAGGGGTTCTCGCTGTGGGGCGGGGTAAACGTCAAGCGGAAGCGGCGTAAGCGGCGCGAGTCGCTGGAAGAGCGCTGA